One part of the Odontesthes bonariensis isolate fOdoBon6 chromosome 13, fOdoBon6.hap1, whole genome shotgun sequence genome encodes these proteins:
- the hrh2a gene encoding histamine receptor H2a codes for MLSKVMLGVILSLLILLTVGGNVLVCLAVCASRRLRCITNCFIVSLAVTDLLLGLLVLPFSALLQFNDDWPLGPVFCNFYICMDVMLCTASILTLLAISVDRYLAVTMPLRYASLVLPWKVAVAMASVWTVSVAVSFLPIQMGWNTVNGTVQNRGPMAAERRCRFELNRPYVLTDSLLTFFLPLVAMCWTYLQILRIARAQAKRIVSTRPTCVTSYNSRNNPPTCTTLVCSASAVALREHKATVTLAVVIGAFVVCWLPYFILFTMLGLKEHPDPSLVPEFSFVLWLGYANSALNPILYGALNRDFRSAYTKLLRCSCPVYKGWRSRQPSPTVNSREQLTEMTLLCGHTPTTCRAAITNQNVILVEQNSRTATPTIHFTNGTAATQDGGNEG; via the exons ATGTTGTCAAAAGTGATGCTGGGTGTCATTCTGTCCCTCCTCATCCTTCTGACTGTGGGTGGTAATGTGCTGGTGTGTCTGGCTGTCTGTGCCTCTCGACGCCTCCGCTGCATCACAAACTGTTTCATTGTGTCGCTGGCTGTGACAGACCTGCTGCTCGGCCTCTTGGTCCTCCCGTTCTCTGCCCTGCTCCAGTTCAATGATGACTGGCCGCTTGGCCCAGTCTTCTGCAACTTCTACATCTGCATGGATGTCATGCTGTGTACTGCTTCCATCCTTACACTGCTGGCCATCAGTGTGGACCGCTACCTGGCTGTGACTATGCCTCTGAGATACGCATCACTAGTGTTGCCATGGAAAGTTGCCGTAGCCATGGCAAGTGTCTGGACAGTGTCTGTGGCCGTGTCTTTCTTACCCATCCAAATGGGGTGGAATACCGTGAATGGGACAGTGCAGAACCGCGGGCCTATGGCTGCAGAGAGGAGATGTCGATTCGAGCTAAACAGACCTTATGTACTCACCGACTCTCTTCTCACCTTTTTCCTGCCTCTGGTGGCTATGTGCTGGACCTACCTCCAAATACTCCGTATTGCACGAGCGCAGGCCAAGCGCATTGTCAGCACCCGACCCACTTGTGTCACCAGCTACAACAGCAGGAACAATCCTCCCACCTGCACCACTCTGGTCTGCAGTGCTTCGGCGGTTGCACTGAGAGAGCACAAAGCCACAGTTACACTGGCAGTGGTGATCGGGGCTTTTGTGGTCTGTTGGTTACCTTATTTCATCTTATTCACAATGTTGGGCCTGAAGGAGCATCCAGACCCTAGCTTAGTACCagaattttcttttgtgttgtGGCTGGGATATGCCAACTCAGCCCTGAATCCTATCCTCTATGGAGCCCTAAACAGGGATTTTAGATCAGCTTACACCAAACTACTGAGATGTAGCTGCCCTGTTTACAAAGGGTGGAGGAGCCGACAGCCGTCCCCAACTGTTAACAGCAG GGAGCAGCTGACAGAGATGACGCTGCTGTGTGGCCACACCCCTACCACTTGCAGGGCAGCTATAACAAACCAAAACGTCATTCTTGTAGAACAGAACAGCAGGACAGCCACGCCAACTATCCACTTTACAAATGGTACTGCCGCCACACAGGACGGCGGCAATGAAGGCTAA
- the tlx3a gene encoding T-cell leukemia homeobox protein 3 — protein MEQAPSAPSPPPKPSHHEPISFGIDQILGAGSEPENGRTPGRQSGSDLSSGDAYYSLGSPTGTNAPSYTALSISLSGIMPPVEASGSYGESRSLGSRGVIRVPAHRPVTAPGPPTPVQSAVPGFGGLCFPWIGNRFAKDRISAALVPFAVTRRIGHPYQNRTPPKRKKPRTSFSRVQICELEKRFHRQKYLASAERAALAKSLKMTDAQVKTWFQNRRTKWRRQTAEEREAERQQANRLILQLQQSALQKSLSESAVSDPLCAHNSSLYALQNLQPWAEERE, from the exons ATGGAGCAAGCACCCAGCGCGCCGAGCCCTCCTCCAAAACCGTCCCATCACGAGCCCATCAGCTTCGGCATCGACCAGATTCTGGGAGCCGGCTCTGAACCGGAGAATGGGCGCACGCCTGGAAGGCAAAGTGGATCAGATTTAAGCAGCGGGGACGCTTATTACAGCTTAGGAAGCCCGACAGGGACCAACGCGCCCTCGTACACCGCGCTGTCTATTTCGCTCTCCGGCATAATGCCTCCGGTGGAGGCTTCAGGTTCGTACGGAGAGAGCAGGAGTCTGGGCAGTCGGGGAGTGATACGAGTCCCGGCTCACAGACCCGTGACAGCCCCGGGACCCCCGACCCCGGTCCAGAGTGCTGTTCCTGGGTTTGGAGGGCTGTGCTTTCCCTGGATAGGAAACAGGTTCGCTAAGGACAGAATATCAG CCGCTCTGGTGCCGTTCGCAGTTACGCGGCGGATAGGACACCCTTACCAGAACCGGACTCCTCCGAAACGGAAAAAGCCCCGGACCTCCTTTTCCAGAGTTCAGATCTGCGAGCTGGAGAAACGCTTCCACCGGCAGAAGTACCTGGCCAGCGCCGAGCGGGCAGCCCTGGCCAAGAGCCTGAAGATGACAGACGCACAGGTCAAAACCTGGTTTCAGAACCGCAGGACCAAGTGGAG GAGACAGACAGCCGAGGAGAGGGAGGCGGAGCGTCAACAGGCCAATCGCCTCatcctgcagctgcagcagtcCGCCCTCCAGAAGTCCCTCAGCGAATCAGCGGTGTCGGATCCACTGTGCGCCCACAACTCCTCCCTGTACGCCCTGCAGAACCTCCAGCCGTGGGCCGAGGAAAGGGAATAA
- the kcnip1a gene encoding A-type potassium channel modulatory protein KCNIP1 isoform X4, which produces MNLPADKADDDLEMTMVCHRPEGLDQLEAQTNFSKRELQVLYRGFKNECPSGIVNEDTFKQIYSQFFPHGDASTYAHYLFNAFDAGHTGSIKFEDFVTALSTLLRGSVTEKLQWTFNLYDINRDGYINKEEMTDIVRAIYDMMGKYTYPVLKTDAPKQHVDAFFQKMDKNRDGVVTLDEFIFSCQEDENIMRSLQLFENVI; this is translated from the exons ATGAACCTGCCTGCC GACAAAGCTGATGATGACTTGGAGATGACAATGGTGTGCCATCGACCAGAGGGCCTCGACCAGCTAGAAGCTCAAACTAACTTCAGTAAAAGAGAGCTCCAAGTGCTCTACAGGGGCTTCAAGAAT GAGTGTCCAAGTGGCATCGTAAACGAGGATACCTTCAAGCAAATTTACTCGCAGTTCTTCCCACATGGag ATGCCAGCACCTACGCACACTACCTGTTCAATGCATTCGACGCAGGGCACACAGGATCCATAAAGTTCGAG GACTTTGTGACAGCTCTGTCCACCCTGCTGAGGGGTTCTGTTACAGAGAAGCTCCAGTGGACCTTTAACCTCTACGACATCAACAGAGATGGATACATCAACAAAGAG GAGATGACTGACATCGTCAGGGCCATATATGACATGATGGGGAAGTACACCTACCCTGTCTTAAAAACTGATGCTCCCAAACAGCATGTGGATGCCTTCTTTCAG AAAATGGACAAAAACAGAGATGGTGTGGTCACTCTCGATGAATTCATCTTCTCTTGTCAAGAG GATGAAAACATCATGAGGTCTCTACAGCTCTTTGAAAACGTCATCTAA
- the kcnip1a gene encoding A-type potassium channel modulatory protein KCNIP1 isoform X5 yields the protein MTMVCHRPEGLDQLEAQTNFSKRELQVLYRGFKNECPSGIVNEDTFKQIYSQFFPHGDASTYAHYLFNAFDAGHTGSIKFEDFVTALSTLLRGSVTEKLQWTFNLYDINRDGYINKEEMTDIVRAIYDMMGKYTYPVLKTDAPKQHVDAFFQKMDKNRDGVVTLDEFIFSCQEDENIMRSLQLFENVI from the exons ATGACAATGGTGTGCCATCGACCAGAGGGCCTCGACCAGCTAGAAGCTCAAACTAACTTCAGTAAAAGAGAGCTCCAAGTGCTCTACAGGGGCTTCAAGAAT GAGTGTCCAAGTGGCATCGTAAACGAGGATACCTTCAAGCAAATTTACTCGCAGTTCTTCCCACATGGag ATGCCAGCACCTACGCACACTACCTGTTCAATGCATTCGACGCAGGGCACACAGGATCCATAAAGTTCGAG GACTTTGTGACAGCTCTGTCCACCCTGCTGAGGGGTTCTGTTACAGAGAAGCTCCAGTGGACCTTTAACCTCTACGACATCAACAGAGATGGATACATCAACAAAGAG GAGATGACTGACATCGTCAGGGCCATATATGACATGATGGGGAAGTACACCTACCCTGTCTTAAAAACTGATGCTCCCAAACAGCATGTGGATGCCTTCTTTCAG AAAATGGACAAAAACAGAGATGGTGTGGTCACTCTCGATGAATTCATCTTCTCTTGTCAAGAG GATGAAAACATCATGAGGTCTCTACAGCTCTTTGAAAACGTCATCTAA
- the kcnip1a gene encoding A-type potassium channel modulatory protein KCNIP1 isoform X2, whose amino-acid sequence MGIVMGTFSLQSKQVSYHRDKADDDLEMTMVCHRPEGLDQLEAQTNFSKRELQVLYRGFKNECPSGIVNEDTFKQIYSQFFPHGDASTYAHYLFNAFDAGHTGSIKFEDFVTALSTLLRGSVTEKLQWTFNLYDINRDGYINKEEMTDIVRAIYDMMGKYTYPVLKTDAPKQHVDAFFQKMDKNRDGVVTLDEFIFSCQEDENIMRSLQLFENVI is encoded by the exons ACAAAGCTGATGATGACTTGGAGATGACAATGGTGTGCCATCGACCAGAGGGCCTCGACCAGCTAGAAGCTCAAACTAACTTCAGTAAAAGAGAGCTCCAAGTGCTCTACAGGGGCTTCAAGAAT GAGTGTCCAAGTGGCATCGTAAACGAGGATACCTTCAAGCAAATTTACTCGCAGTTCTTCCCACATGGag ATGCCAGCACCTACGCACACTACCTGTTCAATGCATTCGACGCAGGGCACACAGGATCCATAAAGTTCGAG GACTTTGTGACAGCTCTGTCCACCCTGCTGAGGGGTTCTGTTACAGAGAAGCTCCAGTGGACCTTTAACCTCTACGACATCAACAGAGATGGATACATCAACAAAGAG GAGATGACTGACATCGTCAGGGCCATATATGACATGATGGGGAAGTACACCTACCCTGTCTTAAAAACTGATGCTCCCAAACAGCATGTGGATGCCTTCTTTCAG AAAATGGACAAAAACAGAGATGGTGTGGTCACTCTCGATGAATTCATCTTCTCTTGTCAAGAG GATGAAAACATCATGAGGTCTCTACAGCTCTTTGAAAACGTCATCTAA
- the kcnip1a gene encoding A-type potassium channel modulatory protein KCNIP1 isoform X3: MGAVVGTLTMQTKQRRPSRDKADDDLEMTMVCHRPEGLDQLEAQTNFSKRELQVLYRGFKNECPSGIVNEDTFKQIYSQFFPHGDASTYAHYLFNAFDAGHTGSIKFEDFVTALSTLLRGSVTEKLQWTFNLYDINRDGYINKEEMTDIVRAIYDMMGKYTYPVLKTDAPKQHVDAFFQKMDKNRDGVVTLDEFIFSCQEDENIMRSLQLFENVI; the protein is encoded by the exons ACAAAGCTGATGATGACTTGGAGATGACAATGGTGTGCCATCGACCAGAGGGCCTCGACCAGCTAGAAGCTCAAACTAACTTCAGTAAAAGAGAGCTCCAAGTGCTCTACAGGGGCTTCAAGAAT GAGTGTCCAAGTGGCATCGTAAACGAGGATACCTTCAAGCAAATTTACTCGCAGTTCTTCCCACATGGag ATGCCAGCACCTACGCACACTACCTGTTCAATGCATTCGACGCAGGGCACACAGGATCCATAAAGTTCGAG GACTTTGTGACAGCTCTGTCCACCCTGCTGAGGGGTTCTGTTACAGAGAAGCTCCAGTGGACCTTTAACCTCTACGACATCAACAGAGATGGATACATCAACAAAGAG GAGATGACTGACATCGTCAGGGCCATATATGACATGATGGGGAAGTACACCTACCCTGTCTTAAAAACTGATGCTCCCAAACAGCATGTGGATGCCTTCTTTCAG AAAATGGACAAAAACAGAGATGGTGTGGTCACTCTCGATGAATTCATCTTCTCTTGTCAAGAG GATGAAAACATCATGAGGTCTCTACAGCTCTTTGAAAACGTCATCTAA